DNA sequence from the Candidatus Eisenbacteria bacterium genome:
GCGATAACCTGGACATTCTGCGGCGATACGTAAAGGACGAGTCGGTAGACCTTGTCTATCTGGACCCACCTTTCAAGAGCAACCAGAGCTATAACGTTCTGTTCCAGGAAAAGGATGGCACCCGCGCCGCGTCGCAAATCCGCGCTTTTGAAGATACTTGGACATGGGACCAAGAAGATGAGGCCGTCTTTACTGAACTGGTCACGGCAGGTGGGCGCGTTGCGGACGTCATGCAAGCCTTCCGTGCCTTCCTTGGTCCTTGCGACATGCTGGCCTATCTCGTGATGATGGCCCCGCGCCTTGTAGAATTGCGCCGCGTGATGAAAGCCACCGCCAGCATCTACCTTCACTGCGACCCGGCGGCGAGTCACTACTTGAAGATGCTCATGGACGCCGTCTTCAGGCCGCAAGACTTCCTGAACGAAATCGTCTGGAAACGGACAAGCGCGCACTCTGGGTCAAAGCGATGGGGGCCGGTCCATGACGTGATCTTGTTCTATGCGAAGTCTGCCGCCTTCGTTTGGAATCCGGTCTTCCAGGACTACTCGGAAGACTACGTTGAGCGGTTCTACCGGTTCTCCGATGAGAAAGGCCGTTTCCGCGTGGGCGATTTGACCGGAGCAGGAACGAGGACAGGCGAATCCGGGCAACCGTGGCGCAGTGTGAACCCGACGGACGCCGGGCGTCATTGGGCCGTGCCAAACAAGGTTCTTCAGGAACTCTTCGGCAAGGAATACGCCGGATGGACTGTTCAACAGAAGTTGGACGCACTTGACAAGGCGGGGTTGATCTGCTGGCCGCCGAAAGGGAAGGTGCCCGGGTTTAAGCGGTACTTCAACGAGAAAGCCGGCGTCTCCATTACGGACGTTGTTACGGACATCAACCCGATTGGCGCACAAGCGGCGGAACGACTGGGCTATCCGACCCAGAAGCCGGAAGCTCTGCTCGAACGTATCGTCCGCGCCAGCAGCAACGAGGGCGACCTTGTTCTTGACCCTTTCTGTGGGTGTGGCACCACAATTGCCGCGGCACAGAAGTTAGGCCGCCGGTGGATCGGGATAGACATCACGCACCTTGCGATCACGTTGATCAAGCAGCGCCTCAAGGATGCGTTCGGGGTTGAAACGCCCAGCACGTCCGTGTCGGTTGGAAACTGTGTTGCTGAGGCACACGCCGAGTATGGGGCTGCCAAGCGACCTTACCAGGTTATCGGTGAGCCGGTGAGTGTGCCCGACGCAGCGGCATTGGCAGCGTCGGATCCGTATCAATTTCAGTGGTGGGCGCTTGGCCTTGTCGGTGCCCGTCCGGTCGAGCAGAAGAAGGGGGCTGACAAGGGCATTGACGGAAAGATCGTTTTCTTGGGAGACAGCGCCGGGAAGTTTGAAACGGTCATCCTGTCTGTGAAGGCCGGGCACGTCACTGCCAATCACGTCCGCGACTTGCGCGGCGTGGTGGACCGGGAAAAGGCAGCGATAGGTGTCTTGATTTCCATGGAAGACCCTACCGGACCGATGCAGGCCGAAGCTGTCACCACAGGGTTCTTTGAATCGAAGACGTGGGGCCGGAAACATCCCAAGATTCAACTTCTCACAGTGGCAGACCTTCTGTCCGGAAAGAAGATAGAGATGCCCCCAATCAAGCAGGTGGGCGCGACATTCAAGAAAGCACCGAAGGCGAAAGGCAAGACGGCGGAGAATCAGCAACTACCATTTGACACAAAGCTTCCCGAAAAGTGAAAGAGATTGACGAGCTGATTCCGAAGTGGCCGATTGAGTGAAGTGTGGCGAACCTCGGCAAGGTGTGTCGAACGCCTGAACGTTCACGCCCGAAT
Encoded proteins:
- a CDS encoding DNA methyltransferase, whose protein sequence is MGEWKNRLYYGDNLDILRRYVKDESVDLVYLDPPFKSNQSYNVLFQEKDGTRAASQIRAFEDTWTWDQEDEAVFTELVTAGGRVADVMQAFRAFLGPCDMLAYLVMMAPRLVELRRVMKATASIYLHCDPAASHYLKMLMDAVFRPQDFLNEIVWKRTSAHSGSKRWGPVHDVILFYAKSAAFVWNPVFQDYSEDYVERFYRFSDEKGRFRVGDLTGAGTRTGESGQPWRSVNPTDAGRHWAVPNKVLQELFGKEYAGWTVQQKLDALDKAGLICWPPKGKVPGFKRYFNEKAGVSITDVVTDINPIGAQAAERLGYPTQKPEALLERIVRASSNEGDLVLDPFCGCGTTIAAAQKLGRRWIGIDITHLAITLIKQRLKDAFGVETPSTSVSVGNCVAEAHAEYGAAKRPYQVIGEPVSVPDAAALAASDPYQFQWWALGLVGARPVEQKKGADKGIDGKIVFLGDSAGKFETVILSVKAGHVTANHVRDLRGVVDREKAAIGVLISMEDPTGPMQAEAVTTGFFESKTWGRKHPKIQLLTVADLLSGKKIEMPPIKQVGATFKKAPKAKGKTAENQQLPFDTKLPEK